A DNA window from Rossellomorea marisflavi contains the following coding sequences:
- a CDS encoding CvfB family protein, giving the protein MSSLKPGVVAELTADQEMPYGFFLTDGENRVLLHHSEMTEELQEGDTVTVFLYHDKEVRLAATMRIPKIQVGYYGWAEVVDKHEDLGVFVNIGLPKDILVSGDDLPKFFSLWPEPGDQLFMTLNRDKQDRLYGRLATENIIEQVARRASSEMNRASIQGRVYRLLRVGTFFLSEQGYRCFVHENERREEPRLGQMVEGRVIDVKEDGSLNVSFLPLKQDKMSDDAEIIFEYLLERNGSMPYWDKSLPEEIKDRFNMSKASFKRALGMMMKEGKIYQEDGWTYLKKD; this is encoded by the coding sequence ATGTCTTCATTAAAACCGGGCGTGGTGGCGGAACTGACGGCCGACCAGGAAATGCCATACGGATTCTTTTTAACCGATGGTGAAAATCGCGTGCTGCTCCACCACTCTGAAATGACCGAAGAACTTCAAGAAGGGGATACGGTGACCGTGTTCCTTTATCATGATAAAGAAGTAAGGCTGGCTGCGACGATGCGTATCCCGAAGATCCAGGTAGGATATTACGGTTGGGCAGAAGTAGTGGATAAGCATGAAGACCTCGGAGTATTCGTCAACATCGGTCTTCCGAAGGATATCCTCGTTTCTGGTGACGACCTTCCAAAATTCTTTTCACTGTGGCCGGAACCGGGAGATCAGCTGTTCATGACCTTGAACCGCGATAAGCAGGACAGGCTGTATGGCCGTCTGGCAACGGAGAACATCATCGAACAGGTAGCAAGGAGAGCTTCTTCCGAAATGAACAGGGCAAGCATCCAAGGAAGGGTTTACCGCCTCCTTCGGGTAGGCACCTTCTTCCTGTCTGAGCAGGGCTATCGCTGCTTCGTCCACGAAAACGAGCGTCGTGAAGAACCGCGTCTCGGTCAAATGGTCGAAGGGAGAGTCATCGACGTGAAGGAAGACGGTTCCCTTAATGTATCATTCCTTCCATTAAAGCAGGATAAGATGTCCGATGATGCAGAGATCATTTTCGAATATCTCCTTGAGCGTAACGGCTCTATGCCCTATTGGGACAAAAGCCTTCCTGAAGAAATCAAGGACCGTTTCAACATGAGCAAGGCATCATTTAAACGGGCTCTGGGCATGATGATGAAAGAAGGCAAGATTTATCAGGAAGATGGCTGGACATATTTGAAAAAAGATTGA